TTTCTCCGTAATCTGAAAATTGGTGTTTCTGCTGCGAAACATTTATAGTCTACTACATAAGGTTCGAATGaaacatgttcttgttctgttaatatttaaattgatgaGATGTTGATTGAACTGCGTGCACGAGTTTGGTTCTTGATTTTGACGGAGTGATTAGTTCGTATGATTTGGCTTTTAGTATTTCAATTGGATTGGTGCATGACTTTGTTGTCCTCGTTTAAATATCGAGTTGGGGAACGAGTTCAGGACCCAATTGGTTTGTACTGAGAAATATAAGAGAATTTTGCGAATTTAGGGTTTggctcttttcttttttttttttctagttagTCGTCTCTTGGCAGTTTAGAGACTGTGCAAAGAGGGAATGTCAGAACTTCAACCATTTAAGGAATGCTTCACATTCTCTGTGAACTACCCACGCTACTCGTCTTACCTATGATGTTGGTGTTCAGTTATGACATTTCCTTGATGTATATTGCATTCTGTTGTTTTGGGTTCACTAATTTCTAAATAGAAATGACTagactaatttaaaaatgttttgaaacttATGTTTCTAAACCGTATTGAACTGACTTTtagtgataaataaatatatctaatttCACTCCTTTGGCGTGGGTGATAAATGTtgtgatatattaatttattaggtcttgttgaattttaaaaactCTTCTCTAAGGTGAACTGAAATTCATATGATCTAAAgtttagaaggaaaaaaattaatatttgtttgacGTATTAGTGCTAGTTTTGGATGTGAAACTAGAATCCTGTCATACTGTTTTTTCACATTGTTGATTGTGGACAGATATGTCGACACATGTTAGTGAGATTGTAGGTATTTAACCTTACATGTAATTGGACTCCCAAATTTTCTTTGGTTGCATATATGCAAAAACTAAGTTGTGCAATTTCTTCTCtgcaaatgtttttcttttgcaatttcCCATCATGGTGTCCTTCCAGGGTATGGTTGTTTGTGTTAACGTGTGCTCATCGTGATGATGTTTTCAGCAACCACTATATGTAAattctttgctttgtttttattgttgcttCTTTTATCTCCATTTCAGGGAAGCGGAAATGGGTTCTTGGGCTAGAGTATCTGTTTTGACTATTCCATGGTCTACAATCAATGCCGAATCTGCTACGGACTCCAAATTAGGCGCTGTGTTTTATAAAATGTACAGAAAtacaaataatagaaaactGTGTCTCTCTTTTGCTTGGGATAATTATAAACTTAGGAGTCTTGGTGTGATTAAATCAGGCCAAGATGTATCTTATTTTCAAACTGAACAAGAAGTAGGAACTTGGGAAGAACCAGATACTGGCAGTGACAGCGAGTCTGATGGTGAGGAAGTTGAAGACCACTTTCTATTTGAAAGTGACGGAATGAGGGATTCAGTTGTTGCTGATGTTAATATAACTTCAAGGGACAACTATGAAGAACTTATTAAGAAaggttaatttttattttttttctcattgctTTGTTTCTTTTGGAGCCTTAACATGGTTTTGAAAACTAGACCACTATAGTTCTAGACTGACAACCATAATTTTTGTGCTAAACTGTGTTTTTAATCTCATATTTTCAGACTAGTTGATAACTTCAGAATAGTTGATAGGAGAATAAAACAACAGGTTACCACAAAAATTTACACAGGATTGTCACGTCAGATACATTGATGTCAGCTTGATCATTAGTTCGCCCTGTTACTTCACAACAGAACTAAAATTGCCAACAAAGGAAAAATGTAGAGATAACAAATCCAAAAATGATTATTTAGGAATTAAAAGTGATTTATGTAAAAtcttcagggactaaaaactTGATGAACCCTTGATTTTTCATATATCTTTTTCTATATGATCCTGTTAACTGCCAAATGTCAGTTAAACTAGTTGAACCACTCTTGCTGTGAACTACTAACCTTAACGGTTTACTaaacaattcaatttttaaattactgCTTTACATTTTCTCCCTTTTTAGTGCTTTTAGTTGTTACTTTCAATACGATTTTAAGGTTGAACAACTTCCTGACATGTGCTAAAGTAGTTTCACAAGTAGATTGTAGAATATCTTTTTTGATCCTGGACGATAATCAGATACTATAAGAAGACATTTTCATTATTGCAGAGGTTGAACAGCTTTTGGAACCAGAAGAAAGAGCAATATTGCAACAGAATGTTACTCCTAACTTGGAAAAAATATCAACTGTAAGTCTGTGACTCTGCATCTGTTTCTCCCAGTGTTCACTTTCTTATTTATACTTAAGCCCTTGTATTCATGTTTTCAGGAAAAATGGAGCCCACTGCACACTCTTGTGCTATCAATGCAGATGAGTTGCGTGGATAAGCTTCTTGATAACGG
Above is a genomic segment from Vigna radiata var. radiata cultivar VC1973A chromosome 10, Vradiata_ver6, whole genome shotgun sequence containing:
- the LOC106774452 gene encoding ankyrin repeat domain-containing protein EMB506, chloroplastic yields the protein MGSWARVSVLTIPWSTINAESATDSKLGAVFYKMYRNTNNRKLCLSFAWDNYKLRSLGVIKSGQDVSYFQTEQEVGTWEEPDTGSDSESDGEEVEDHFLFESDGMRDSVVADVNITSRDNYEELIKKEVEQLLEPEERAILQQNVTPNLEKISTEKWSPLHTLVLSMQMSCVDKLLDNGMDIDLPDKEGLTALHKAIIGRKDSLISHLLRRRASPHVKDKDGATPLHYAVQVGAKMTVKLLIKYKADVNVEDNDGWTPLHVAIQSRNRDIAKILLVNGADKTRKNKDGKTALDLSLCYGKDFKSYELAKLLKTVPADSCL